In the genome of Hydractinia symbiolongicarpus strain clone_291-10 chromosome 5, HSymV2.1, whole genome shotgun sequence, one region contains:
- the LOC130645808 gene encoding adenosine receptor A2b-like — MLNITAVVVFLILLAIVAVFLNILCIYIIRTSKTLRDKSSSLLVLNLLVVHLAQGLFVFPFYAGKKLKVASLFWGRVFANGFRFSYMLTFYGTCLGVLFISVDRFLAAFWFNKYKPRVTKRRVKIVLVLLWIYIISLCLIPFIPQEKTEISSKVGSVNKINSTLSINSTLLMNSSLQSNSTKKNRPQFYFYVQQKEWVVFMLCVNTALPYLLIILSYVYIIHRLKIIENVRTGERGRSHSAVTLIDRSGKEIELRKKDIRKYKEVTLLTFILAITYAVFWTPSTIYYPILDMCKNCFPEDYDDSPLEQHIGFIVKYLAFLDAVAAPLIYCFHHGEFRKSLLRMRSKLLREHAVESHGNDSTELM; from the coding sequence ATGTTGAACATCACAGCCgttgttgtgtttttaattCTGCTAGCTATTGTTGCAGTTTTTCTCAATATTTTGTGCATTTACATCATCCGAACGTCGAAGACTTTACGCGATAAATCATCGTCACTGCTCGTACTAAACCTTCTGGTCGTGCATCTCGCGCAGGGATTGTTCGtgtttccgttttatgctggcAAGAAGTTAAAAGTTGCAAGTTTATTTTGGGGTCGTGTTTTTGCGAatggttttcgtttttcgtacATGTTAACTTTTTATGGGACATGTCTTGGTGTGTTGTTTATCTCCGTCGATCGATTCTTAGCAGCATTCTGGTTTAATAAATACAAGCCAAGGGTCACCAAACGACGTGTAAAAATAGTTTTGGTTTTGTTGTGGATATATATTATTTCACTGTGTCTCATCCCGTTTATACCTCaggaaaaaacagaaatttcttcaaaagttgGTAGCGTTAATAAGATCAATTCGACTTTGTCTATCAACTCGACTTTGTTAATGAACTCGTCTCTGCAATCGAACTCTACTAAAAAAAATCGTCCACAGTTTTACTTTTACGTGCAGCAAAAAGAATGGGTTGTTTTCATGCTCTGTGTAAACACAGCCTTGCCGTATTTGTTAATCATATTGTCCTATGTTTACATTATACACAGATTAAAAATCATTGAGAATGTTCGCACCGGGGAGCGTGGTCGTTCACATAGCGCAGTCACGTTAATAGACCGAAGTGGAAAGGAGATAGAATTGAGAAAAAAAGATATAAGAAAGTACAAGGAAGTGACCTTGCTTACTTTCATCTTGGCCATCACTTATGCCGTCTTCTGGACTCCTTCTACTATTTACTATCCCATATTGGACATGTGTAAGAATTGTTTTCCAGAAGATTACGACGATTCTCCTTTAGAGCAACACATTGGTTTTATTGTGAAGTATTTAGCTTTTCTTGATGCTGTTGCTGCTCCACTGATATATTGTTTTCATCATGGAGAATTTCGAAAATCTTTACTGCGAATGCGCAGTAAATTGTTACGTGAGCATGCGGTGGAGAGCCACGGTAACGACTCAACTGAACTTATGTAG
- the LOC130645811 gene encoding histidine protein methyltransferase 1 homolog, whose protein sequence is MDFRFNFGSTTDTTMSNIKQLKNASERKAVRHVFNPNFTNKWKHPFKEYTLDGKAMYYIDPDEVSKEIQSEGDLECLSSSDLQSGEYEGGLKVWECTFDLLIYLNNNAELLKGKRVLDLGCGAGLLGLFTYFLEAQEICWQDYNKEVVLNFTIPSVDCTMQKFNAPSHVKNKLTFLSGDWENVSSFLSDNNFPKFDIILSSETIYNKEYYPKLLRILQDQLQHDGMALFAAKTYYFGVGGGTNDFTAYIEKHGNYKVDLLQASSEGVKREILKVCKRV, encoded by the coding sequence ATGGATTTTCGCTTCAACTTTGGCTCCACAACAGATACTACCATGTCTAATATAAAGCAGTTGAAAAATGCCAGCGAAAGAAAAGCTGTGAGACACGTATTTAATCCGAACTTTACAAACAAATGGAAACATCCCTTCAAAGAATACACCCTCGACGGTAAAGCCATGTATTACATAGATCCCGATGAAGTAAGCAAAGAAATACAGTCAGAAGGAGACCTAGAATGTCTCTCCTCTTCTGACCTTCAATCAGGTGAATATGAAGGTGGTTTGAAAGTATGGGAATGTACGTttgatttacttatttatttgaacAACAATGCAGAACTGCTAAAAGGTAAACGTGTGTTGGATCTTGGATGCGGGGCTGGCTTGCTgggtttgtttacatatttccTAGAAGCGCAAGAGATTTGCTGGCAGGATTATAACAAGGAAgttgttttgaattttacaATCCCGTCGGTGGATTGCACAATGCAAAAGTTCAACGCTCCATCgcatgttaaaaataaactcacatttCTTTCGGGGGACTGGGAGAATGTTAGCAGCTTTCTTTCTGACAACAATTTTCCAAAGTTTGACATAATCTTATCGTCTGAAACTATATACAATAAAGAATACTACCCGAAACTTTTGCGCATACTTCAGGATCAGTTACAGCATGATGGTATGGCGTTGTTTGCTGCGAAGACATATTATTTTGGCGTCGGAGGAGGGACGAATGATTTTACTGCTTATATTGAAAAACATGGAAATTATAAAGTAGACTTGCTGCAAGCGTCCAGTGAAGGTGTAAAAAGAGAAATATTGAAAGTTTGTAAACGGGTATAG
- the LOC130645809 gene encoding MAP3K12-binding inhibitory protein 1-like, which translates to MCESNLFDDVTSALRRFVCKLHGVMDDHNYSPTLHVLFDKQKNEPVVSDQEIVNLLWSMLEELQNILEYSNVFPKRVKVWMDETRPTSDKCLQTDPSMMTDDKLIQITCDNNEFKRRIDAFIKRKRIESDTFNRREFCKIHSDPTTISCARTDAVFVQRRSQKSLLKIKRVHNLSGDRKNEPIKLDEVKNWPPLHPSTLLPFHKLPHDLKERVGNIQAILFENRPLNQFANVYEVVRALESRVLYLESLSPEYFQKSIGVTSRGPVVNTDFRREGEMNQREEGESGNLALLEERIAQLQEKLRQKSKNLNKD; encoded by the coding sequence ATGTGCGAGTCCAATTTGTTTGATGACGTAACTTCCGCCCTTCGGAGATTCGTGTGTAAGTTACATGGCGTAATGGATGATCACAACTATTCACCTACTCTTCACGTGTTGtttgataaacaaaaaaatgaacctGTCGTATCGGACCAAGAAATTGTAAACCTGTTGTGGAGCATGTTAGAAGAACTACAAAATATACTAGAGTATTCCAATGTCTTTCCTAAGCGAGTCAAGGTCTGGATGGACGAGACAAGACCGACCAGTGATAAATGCTTACAGACTGATCCTTCCATGATGACTGATGATAAACTTATTCAAATCACCTGTGATAATAACGAATTCAAACGTCGTATTGATGCGTTTATTAAACGAAAACGAATAGAGTCCGATACGTTTAATCGTCGCGaattctgtaaaatacacagtGATCCGACAACAATATCGTGTGCACGCACTGATGCTGTTTTTGTTCAAAGAAGGAGtcaaaaaagtttattaaaaattaaacgtgTTCACAATTTGTCAGGCGACCGCAAGAATGAACCGATCAAGCTTGATGAAGTGAAAAATTGGCCTCCTTTGCATCCGTCCACCTTGCTACCGTTTCATAAATTACCACACGATTTGAAAGAAAGGGTGGGAAACATACAGGCAATTTTATTCGAAAATAGACCGTTAAATCAATTTGCGAACGTTTATGAAGTTGTGCGAGCCCTGGAAAGTAGAGTATTGTACTTAGAATCTCTGTCACCAGAGTACTTTCAAAAATCTATAGGCGTAACATCACGTGGGCCAGTGGTTAACACGGACTTTCGACGGGAGGGTGAAATGAACCAAAGGGAGGAAGGTGAAAGTGGTAATCTGGCGCTTCTGGAAGAGAGGATTGCACAATTACAGGAGAAATTAAGAcagaaaagtaaaaatttaaataaagactaa